A stretch of Aureispira sp. CCB-E DNA encodes these proteins:
- a CDS encoding DUF6913 domain-containing protein, which translates to MSLLTGIKENLYQRKLKQCAKQNRQRSSCNLDTAKNIGILFDASSETDTQTVLSFKRALQTQRKQVAVMGYKDVKELSEDEKFPVFCNKDLGLSQTPKKQEVLDFIQQPFDLLIALHINNCQPLEYISAASAAKFRIGHYREEKTDFYDFMVYGKSQSLRAIIQQMETYLRKIH; encoded by the coding sequence ATGAGCTTGTTAACTGGAATAAAAGAAAATTTGTATCAACGAAAGTTGAAACAATGCGCCAAACAAAATAGACAAAGATCGTCTTGCAATCTTGATACGGCAAAAAATATAGGAATTCTTTTTGATGCTAGCAGTGAGACCGATACACAGACCGTTTTATCATTCAAAAGAGCGTTGCAAACACAACGAAAACAGGTAGCTGTGATGGGATACAAAGATGTAAAGGAACTTAGTGAGGACGAAAAATTTCCCGTTTTTTGCAACAAAGATTTGGGCTTGAGTCAAACGCCCAAAAAACAAGAGGTGCTAGATTTTATTCAACAGCCATTTGATTTGTTGATTGCTTTGCATATCAACAATTGCCAACCTTTGGAGTACATCTCAGCTGCTTCAGCAGCTAAATTTAGAATTGGGCATTATAGAGAAGAGAAGACCGATTTTTATGATTTTATGGTGTATGGCAAAAGTCAAAGTTTAAGAGCCATCATTCAACAGATGGAGACTTATTTAAGAAAGATTCATTAA
- a CDS encoding acetyl-CoA carboxylase carboxyltransferase subunit alpha: MLFLDFEKPIEELYEQLAELKKTADLNHDVDALNTAVAALEKKIVSTRKNIYNNLTGWQKVQLSRHPKRPYTLFYIEQMCSRFVEMHGDRCFKDDKAIVGGIGKIDKHSVMIIGQQKGEDIKMRQYRNFGMPNPEGYRKALRLMKTAERLDLPVICLIDTPGAFPGIEAEERGQAEAIARNLFEMAKLRVPIICVVIGEGASGGALGIGVGNRTFMMENTWYTVISPESCSTILWRNVEHKKEAAEALKLTGADALEFGIIDGIIKEPVGGAHLQPEEAAKILKRHLKKELTALSELTKDELVQSRIEKYSQMGRVTYKK; this comes from the coding sequence ATGTTATTTCTAGATTTTGAAAAGCCAATTGAGGAACTATACGAACAACTAGCAGAACTAAAGAAAACTGCAGATTTGAACCATGATGTGGATGCATTAAATACTGCTGTTGCTGCATTAGAAAAGAAAATTGTAAGCACTCGAAAAAACATATACAACAATTTAACTGGGTGGCAAAAAGTACAACTTTCTAGACATCCTAAAAGACCTTATACCTTATTTTACATTGAACAAATGTGCTCTCGCTTTGTAGAAATGCATGGAGATCGTTGCTTCAAGGATGATAAAGCAATTGTTGGGGGAATTGGCAAGATTGATAAACATAGTGTTATGATTATTGGTCAACAAAAGGGAGAAGATATCAAGATGCGTCAATATCGTAATTTTGGTATGCCAAACCCAGAAGGATATCGCAAGGCATTGCGTTTGATGAAAACAGCAGAGCGCTTGGATTTACCTGTTATTTGTTTGATTGATACGCCAGGTGCATTTCCTGGAATCGAGGCAGAGGAACGTGGTCAAGCAGAGGCGATTGCTCGCAACTTGTTTGAAATGGCAAAACTTCGTGTGCCAATTATTTGCGTTGTAATTGGAGAAGGTGCTTCTGGAGGTGCTTTGGGAATTGGTGTTGGAAATCGTACTTTTATGATGGAAAATACATGGTATACAGTTATTTCTCCAGAGTCTTGTTCTACGATTCTTTGGCGCAATGTAGAGCACAAGAAAGAAGCTGCTGAAGCTCTAAAATTGACAGGAGCAGATGCGTTAGAATTTGGTATCATTGATGGAATAATTAAAGAACCTGTTGGAGGAGCACATCTACAACCAGAAGAAGCCGCAAAAATATTGAAGCGTCACCTTAAAAAAGAATTGACTGCTTTGAGTGAGTTAACTAAAGATGAATTGGTGCAGTCTCGTATCGAAAAGTATAGCCAAATGGGACGTGTTACTTACAAAAAGTAG